The following are encoded together in the uncultured Sphaerochaeta sp. genome:
- a CDS encoding DUF262 domain-containing protein, with amino-acid sequence MSYLPVDSNIREILSSDVIYSVPRYQRKYVWNSFNWADFLGDLERTNFQRYHFLGCLIFERVDQRNERRIVDGQQRLTTSLILLSLLGKYFASLQVEGKRDALRKYCFWTDSENVSSIKLSNSYEKDFVHMVSRYCFDNTTNQTIAEFLQEEPINNGKSKIVECFKFFEEYIQTKFENLKTIDLQIEYLEKLRDSLLELRCISITAEREQEGYLIFEVLNSRGMPLSQHELIKNYIFMHDSIVYDSDTPLVYWKQIVQNIELPQEISSTVFDSFLSDYILHKFGEKNSKQTEYGYFRDKVLPDSVHSILLDLVEKSKLYKKFLYGVSENPVEKYVFNFFLKFKIRIVRPILLSLSVLFSACIIDKKCYDNTLLWLKNYFAWYVVVFGQRTNTIDAIIKKATFNLQVPRQKKDAKNVIAGIKQDLIDKLPKDKVFVDEFQRIMIFTNHKDLYPNYLYTSKNKNACRFALEEYEIAAGKIEDYTVSRFSIEHVKDDSKGGSACLIGNLIPLQSKRNNALSSKTISDKLSVYRQSNYRAAIDLSEYIEKHNGQWDDNIIEGNTKRLATLFETSIWPL; translated from the coding sequence TTGAGTTATTTACCTGTTGATTCAAATATTAGGGAGATACTAAGCTCAGATGTTATTTATTCAGTTCCGCGATATCAGAGAAAATATGTATGGAATTCCTTCAATTGGGCAGATTTCTTAGGTGATCTAGAACGAACCAATTTCCAGAGGTATCATTTTCTTGGTTGTTTGATTTTTGAAAGGGTAGATCAAAGAAACGAAAGAAGAATTGTTGATGGACAGCAAAGGTTAACTACTTCATTGATACTGCTCTCTCTATTAGGAAAGTATTTTGCATCATTACAAGTGGAGGGGAAGAGAGACGCCCTCCGAAAATATTGTTTCTGGACTGATTCAGAAAACGTATCTAGTATTAAGCTTTCGAATAGTTATGAGAAAGATTTTGTTCATATGGTATCACGGTATTGTTTTGATAATACTACAAATCAAACAATAGCAGAGTTCCTTCAAGAAGAACCTATAAACAACGGAAAATCTAAGATTGTTGAATGTTTTAAATTTTTTGAGGAGTATATTCAGACCAAGTTTGAGAATTTAAAAACAATAGATCTGCAAATTGAGTATCTAGAAAAATTGAGGGATTCTCTACTTGAGTTGCGATGTATCTCAATCACTGCAGAACGAGAGCAAGAAGGATATCTGATTTTCGAGGTATTAAATTCACGGGGGATGCCTTTATCACAACATGAATTGATTAAAAATTATATATTTATGCATGATTCTATTGTTTATGATTCTGATACACCACTCGTGTATTGGAAGCAGATAGTGCAAAACATTGAGTTGCCTCAGGAAATTTCAAGTACAGTGTTTGATAGTTTTCTTTCTGATTACATTCTTCACAAGTTTGGAGAAAAGAATAGTAAACAAACGGAATATGGATATTTCAGAGATAAAGTTTTACCTGATTCTGTACATTCAATTTTATTGGATCTTGTTGAAAAATCTAAGTTATACAAAAAATTCTTATACGGAGTCTCAGAGAATCCTGTTGAAAAATATGTTTTTAATTTCTTTCTAAAATTTAAGATTAGGATAGTACGACCGATACTTTTATCTCTATCGGTTTTATTTTCGGCTTGCATAATTGATAAGAAATGTTATGACAATACATTATTATGGCTGAAAAACTATTTTGCATGGTATGTCGTGGTATTTGGCCAGAGAACTAATACAATCGATGCAATTATTAAGAAAGCTACTTTCAATTTGCAAGTCCCAAGACAAAAGAAAGATGCGAAGAATGTTATTGCTGGAATAAAACAGGACCTGATTGACAAACTTCCAAAGGATAAAGTTTTTGTTGATGAGTTTCAGAGAATAATGATTTTTACTAACCATAAAGATTTGTATCCAAATTATTTATACACTTCTAAAAATAAGAATGCGTGTCGGTTTGCGTTAGAGGAATATGAGATTGCAGCTGGGAAAATTGAGGATTATACAGTTTCTAGATTTTCAATAGAACATGTTAAGGATGACAGCAAAGGAGGATCTGCATGTCTCATAGGGAATTTAATACCTCTCCAGTCAAAACGCAACAATGCATTATCCTCAAAAACGATAAGTGATAAGTTATCAGTATATAGGCAGTCAAATTATAGAGCTGCAATAGATCTATCGGAATATATTGAGAAGCATAACGGTCAGTGGGATGATAATATAATTGAAGGGAATACAAAAAGATTAGCTACCCTTTTTGAAACTTCAATTTGGCCTTTATAA
- a CDS encoding sugar transferase: MVYLHIKRMLDFLCSLLALLILSPLFLILIIAIKLDSKGPVLFKQKRVGIHKTHFNILKFRTMRIDTPNDVPTHQLKNPDQYITKVGKFLRKTSLDELPQIWNIFVGQMSVIGPRPALWNQYDLIEERDKYGANDVPVGLTGWAQINGRDELPIRVKAKLDGEYAKRIGPIMDIRCFFGTIFSVLKSDGVKEGGTGNE; this comes from the coding sequence ATGGTGTATTTGCATATAAAGCGAATGTTGGATTTTCTATGTTCCCTGCTTGCTTTGCTGATACTCTCTCCCTTATTCCTGATTCTTATTATTGCCATTAAGCTTGATTCCAAAGGTCCTGTCTTGTTCAAACAGAAACGTGTTGGTATTCATAAGACACATTTCAATATTCTCAAGTTCAGGACCATGCGTATCGATACACCGAATGATGTTCCGACTCATCAGCTCAAGAACCCTGATCAGTATATTACCAAGGTGGGGAAGTTCCTTAGGAAGACCAGTTTGGATGAACTTCCCCAGATCTGGAATATCTTTGTTGGTCAGATGTCTGTCATTGGTCCCAGGCCAGCTCTGTGGAATCAGTATGATCTCATCGAAGAGCGGGATAAGTATGGTGCTAACGATGTTCCAGTCGGTCTTACTGGTTGGGCTCAAATAAACGGAAGGGATGAGCTTCCCATTCGAGTAAAAGCAAAGCTTGATGGCGAATATGCCAAGCGTATTGGCCCAATTATGGATATTCGTTGTTTCTTCGGTACCATCTTCTCAGTCCTTAAAAGTGACGGGGTGAAAGAAGGTGGGACGGGGAATGAGTAA
- a CDS encoding winged helix-turn-helix transcriptional regulator: protein MNKPFSYNLMQSEHTPKEFSILSYIEQNSDATQRQLSEHVGVSLGMINILLKRLVKKGLVKIERLQPNSVKYFLTPQGIASKLERTYGYIVRTYRELESYKARVIMVAEQIAKKHTVDTVYFFGPQDEFAAMLSAFIRLDSSDGPAINIVHEEKALPDLQMYTKKVPILIWDQGYAEVLEASGYAWMNIMETLDV from the coding sequence ATGAACAAACCTTTCTCTTATAATCTTATGCAAAGCGAACATACACCCAAGGAATTCTCCATTCTTTCCTACATCGAACAGAACTCAGATGCTACCCAACGACAGCTGTCTGAGCATGTTGGTGTGTCCTTGGGGATGATTAACATTTTGTTGAAGCGTTTGGTTAAGAAAGGTTTGGTAAAGATAGAGAGACTCCAGCCTAATTCTGTGAAGTACTTCCTCACTCCCCAGGGTATAGCTAGTAAGCTGGAGAGGACCTATGGGTATATTGTGAGGACGTATCGGGAGCTCGAGAGCTATAAGGCGAGAGTCATTATGGTTGCTGAGCAGATTGCCAAGAAGCATACGGTCGATACCGTATACTTCTTTGGTCCCCAAGATGAGTTTGCTGCCATGCTCTCTGCTTTTATCCGGCTCGATAGTAGTGATGGTCCAGCAATAAATATTGTTCATGAAGAGAAAGCACTACCCGATCTTCAGATGTATACAAAGAAGGTTCCTATACTCATTTGGGACCAGGGATATGCTGAAGTCTTGGAAGCTTCTGGGTATGCCTGGATGAATATTATGGAAACCTTGGATGTCTGA
- a CDS encoding helix-turn-helix transcriptional regulator, giving the protein MKLILDVMPSHVAMTLKILRQECGMSQDRLEEITSFSKSTISLREGRRNKNYPTTTTLGIYCQAYGIRLTEFVARLFLEVELETLPVMNPNVSLCFC; this is encoded by the coding sequence ATGAAGTTAATCCTGGATGTAATGCCCTCTCATGTGGCTATGACGCTTAAGATACTGCGTCAGGAGTGTGGGATGAGCCAAGATAGACTGGAAGAGATTACATCATTCAGCAAAAGCACAATCAGCTTGAGGGAAGGACGAAGAAACAAGAACTACCCCACGACTACAACGCTGGGTATTTATTGCCAGGCGTATGGGATTAGACTTACAGAATTTGTCGCTCGGTTGTTCCTGGAAGTAGAATTGGAGACGTTACCGGTTATGAACCCCAATGTTTCTCTCTGCTTTTGTTGA
- a CDS encoding sugar ABC transporter substrate-binding protein, whose translation MKKTNVVVVLLIILMIAGSSVFAQGSKEQAVAGDGVGAGKTIAFVPKQLGNPYFVAVKDAVEEASLANGFEFKANAPDSSIEVDKQIGIVEAFIAQGVDFLVLIPNDATAIVNVINAAAKQDIGVFLVDSGADESDYVSYIGTDNYAGGVLAAEWFGENVTGQVAIIDGAAGNAATTARFNGFMDTIGDYPQIEVVTADYGNGDMGTSMTVAENFLTAYPGLSAIFCCDDQMAQGAGQAVKARNLSDTVTVCGFDGSPDGAQAILDGIMDASVAQQPRLMGKTAVDYIIKYMNGEAIDPVIYTDCEMVTADNAASFLAWH comes from the coding sequence ATGAAGAAAACGAACGTGGTGGTAGTGTTGTTGATCATCTTGATGATCGCGGGTTCCTCTGTGTTTGCACAGGGAAGTAAGGAACAGGCCGTAGCAGGGGATGGCGTTGGCGCAGGGAAAACCATTGCTTTTGTTCCCAAGCAGCTTGGCAACCCGTACTTCGTTGCGGTAAAGGATGCAGTGGAAGAGGCTTCTCTGGCTAATGGATTTGAGTTCAAGGCAAATGCCCCTGACTCCTCCATTGAGGTAGACAAGCAGATTGGTATTGTTGAGGCTTTCATTGCCCAGGGTGTCGACTTCCTCGTCTTGATTCCCAATGATGCAACGGCAATCGTGAATGTCATCAATGCTGCTGCAAAGCAGGACATTGGTGTATTCCTTGTCGACTCCGGTGCAGATGAGTCAGACTATGTCTCCTACATTGGTACTGACAACTACGCTGGTGGTGTCTTGGCTGCTGAGTGGTTTGGTGAGAATGTAACCGGACAGGTTGCCATCATCGATGGTGCAGCTGGTAATGCTGCAACCACTGCACGCTTCAATGGTTTCATGGACACCATTGGTGACTACCCTCAAATCGAGGTCGTAACTGCTGACTACGGTAATGGTGACATGGGTACTTCCATGACTGTTGCTGAGAACTTCCTCACTGCCTACCCAGGTCTCTCTGCAATTTTCTGCTGTGACGACCAGATGGCTCAGGGCGCTGGACAGGCTGTCAAGGCACGGAACCTCAGTGATACGGTGACCGTCTGTGGTTTCGATGGTTCACCCGACGGAGCCCAGGCTATTCTTGATGGTATTATGGATGCTTCTGTTGCGCAGCAGCCCAGACTTATGGGTAAGACTGCTGTTGACTACATTATCAAGTACATGAATGGGGAAGCAATTGACCCAGTCATCTACACTGATTGTGAGATGGTCACTGCAGACAATGCTGCAAGCTTCCTTGCTTGGCACTAA
- a CDS encoding ABC transporter permease: protein MKLLDNKSKVIKVYKELSRAQGVSALLPLAIVVIFFTIMSDNFLNSYNVMNILRQASVYAIMATGMTFVILTGGIDLGQGSVLALAAVVCAKVINATGNMWLGILSAVAVGVVIGGINGVMIAYVRLPAFIMTLGSLYMVRGITLYITNSTQVNVKGAELFSFIGQGFLLGIPFPVYLFIGIGILAVIFLCYTSTGRHIFAVGSNVVSARLSGVKVEKTLVVAYILSSVCVALAGVVYLARLTAAQPTAGEGYELESIAAAVVGGTSLAGGEGGVLGTLIGAVIIAVIRNGLVIIGVGSYFTKIVVGLIIVLAVTLDVMRRRFASNR, encoded by the coding sequence ATGAAATTGCTTGATAATAAGTCCAAGGTGATCAAGGTCTACAAGGAGCTCTCAAGAGCTCAGGGAGTGAGTGCACTCCTGCCCTTGGCGATCGTGGTAATCTTTTTCACCATCATGTCTGATAATTTTCTGAACTCCTACAATGTGATGAACATTCTCAGGCAAGCTTCCGTCTATGCCATCATGGCAACCGGTATGACCTTTGTAATCCTCACCGGTGGCATTGACCTTGGCCAGGGGTCGGTTCTTGCACTTGCCGCCGTTGTCTGTGCAAAGGTCATCAATGCCACCGGGAACATGTGGCTTGGCATTCTCTCTGCTGTTGCAGTAGGAGTTGTCATTGGCGGCATCAACGGCGTTATGATCGCCTACGTCAGGCTCCCTGCCTTCATCATGACCCTGGGTTCTCTCTACATGGTCAGGGGTATAACGCTCTACATTACCAACTCCACCCAGGTCAACGTCAAAGGTGCAGAGCTTTTTTCCTTCATCGGACAGGGCTTCCTGCTTGGTATTCCCTTTCCTGTCTACCTGTTCATCGGGATCGGAATCCTCGCTGTTATCTTCCTCTGCTATACCTCAACCGGCCGTCATATCTTTGCCGTTGGATCCAACGTGGTCTCAGCACGGCTCTCAGGCGTGAAGGTGGAGAAGACACTGGTAGTGGCTTATATTCTCTCCTCTGTCTGTGTAGCCCTTGCAGGGGTTGTCTATCTTGCCCGCCTGACTGCTGCTCAGCCTACTGCAGGGGAAGGCTATGAGCTGGAGTCCATTGCCGCAGCCGTTGTCGGTGGGACAAGTCTTGCCGGTGGAGAAGGCGGGGTGCTTGGTACCTTGATCGGTGCGGTCATCATCGCCGTCATCAGGAATGGCTTGGTAATCATCGGTGTGGGTAGTTATTTCACGAAGATTGTTGTCGGACTGATCATTGTGTTAGCCGTAACCCTGGATGTTATGAGAAGACGATTCGCAAGTAACAGATAG
- a CDS encoding sugar ABC transporter ATP-binding protein → MGHDEQEIPIVEFRNITKAFSGVKALDDVSFSIKRGEVHCLLGENGAGKSTLIKILTGVEKEDSGEIYFNGEKIHNKDIWQAREKGIGTVFQENSLVPHLSVAENVFLTRELRGKSKFLDFKQMEAETVRRGKELGIDLDPKALVKHLSVAEQQIVEIVKMFSQNPKFVILDEPTSSLSGNEIRKLFAIIKTMQKKGVTFIYISHRMEEIKEIGNGGSVLRDGKFITSIEDVKQVDINEIISFVVGRPLLQIFPERNAEIGEVLLEAKGICVPNLVYDVDLFVRRGEVLGFSGLVGSGRTETAKAIFGELKRSAGTLYKSGKELVIRNPNDAINAGIGLLTENRKEEGLFLSKAVSWNVVSASVEKLKKHGFLNKKIERDLVNEYVQKLRIKLPGIDRAVKYLSGGNQQKVVFAKWLCAGSDVYIFDEPTRGIDVGAKTEVYKLINTLAEQGNAIIVISSELPEVLGVCDRIAVFHEGTIAVTLGREEATQEKIMYYAMGGDSNEIA, encoded by the coding sequence ATGGGACATGACGAACAAGAGATTCCGATTGTTGAATTCAGAAATATCACGAAAGCATTCTCTGGGGTCAAAGCACTTGATGATGTCTCCTTCTCCATCAAGCGCGGAGAGGTGCACTGTCTTCTTGGTGAAAATGGAGCTGGTAAGTCGACCTTGATCAAGATACTGACAGGCGTGGAGAAGGAAGACTCCGGTGAGATTTATTTCAATGGAGAGAAGATCCACAACAAGGATATCTGGCAGGCTCGAGAGAAAGGGATCGGGACGGTGTTCCAGGAGAACAGCTTGGTTCCTCACCTGAGTGTTGCTGAGAACGTGTTCTTGACCAGGGAACTACGAGGAAAGAGCAAGTTTCTCGATTTCAAGCAGATGGAAGCTGAGACGGTCCGACGAGGAAAGGAACTTGGTATCGATCTCGATCCCAAGGCACTGGTGAAGCATCTCTCAGTTGCAGAGCAGCAGATTGTCGAGATCGTGAAGATGTTCAGCCAGAACCCGAAATTCGTAATCCTGGATGAGCCAACCTCATCCCTTTCAGGAAATGAGATCAGGAAACTCTTTGCCATCATCAAGACGATGCAGAAGAAGGGTGTGACCTTCATCTACATCTCCCACCGCATGGAAGAGATCAAGGAAATTGGAAACGGAGGCTCCGTCCTCCGTGATGGCAAGTTCATTACCAGCATAGAAGATGTGAAGCAAGTCGATATCAATGAGATCATCTCCTTCGTCGTAGGAAGACCTTTGCTCCAGATATTCCCAGAGCGGAATGCTGAGATCGGGGAGGTGCTTCTGGAGGCAAAAGGAATTTGTGTTCCAAACCTTGTGTATGACGTCGACCTATTCGTACGTCGGGGAGAAGTCCTTGGGTTCTCTGGTCTTGTCGGTTCTGGAAGGACTGAGACCGCCAAGGCCATCTTCGGGGAGCTCAAGCGGTCTGCTGGTACCCTCTATAAGAGTGGAAAGGAACTGGTTATCCGCAATCCCAATGATGCGATCAATGCAGGGATTGGGTTACTTACCGAAAACAGAAAGGAGGAAGGTCTCTTTCTCTCAAAGGCTGTTTCCTGGAATGTGGTTTCTGCTTCTGTCGAGAAACTGAAGAAGCATGGATTCCTGAATAAGAAGATTGAGAGAGATTTGGTCAATGAGTATGTCCAGAAGCTGAGGATCAAGCTCCCTGGAATAGACAGAGCGGTCAAATACCTCTCTGGTGGAAACCAGCAGAAGGTCGTCTTTGCCAAGTGGCTCTGTGCCGGCTCAGATGTGTACATCTTTGATGAACCGACACGAGGCATTGATGTGGGTGCAAAGACAGAGGTCTACAAGCTGATCAACACGCTCGCAGAGCAGGGGAATGCGATTATCGTCATCTCCTCCGAGCTGCCGGAGGTCTTGGGTGTGTGCGACCGCATCGCAGTCTTCCATGAGGGGACAATCGCCGTCACCTTGGGCAGGGAAGAGGCGACACAAGAGAAAATCATGTATTACGCAATGGGGGGAGATAGTAATGAAATTGCTTGA
- a CDS encoding amidohydrolase family protein, producing the protein MIHLRGKDMLFIEAHGHVWEKLHGRRFDTDRVIPLENGKVQIGEKVIQFLPPEVRDDVFPIEVLKTYEQLLGFDKVVVLQTPCYGEQYEYINSFMSKEPDRYVTVGIPNPQDKQSYIETAALCLDRYKYKGLKFESPDIPFDMLASENQFVFEEILKRDAYFVIDLGWGDGPHDYPIDDLIEIAKRYPELTIVLPHLGISKMWDPEETKTLNSLKKTLSILEHNTNVYFDCSGIPMLATKAGQEYPWPVMTDALKVAKQMGAIDRVMWGSDAPTVLVACTYKQHVDAVVNYIDFLSDEEVENLVGKTADKVWFGN; encoded by the coding sequence ATGATACATCTGCGCGGTAAGGATATGTTGTTCATTGAGGCCCATGGCCATGTTTGGGAGAAGCTGCACGGAAGACGGTTCGACACAGACCGTGTGATCCCACTCGAGAATGGGAAGGTACAGATTGGCGAGAAGGTAATCCAATTCCTTCCTCCTGAAGTCAGAGATGACGTATTCCCTATTGAAGTATTGAAGACCTATGAACAGCTCTTGGGCTTTGACAAGGTCGTGGTACTGCAGACTCCTTGTTACGGGGAGCAATATGAGTACATCAATTCGTTCATGAGCAAGGAACCCGATCGGTATGTCACTGTGGGTATCCCCAACCCCCAAGACAAGCAGTCCTATATTGAAACTGCTGCTCTCTGCCTGGACCGATATAAGTACAAAGGTTTGAAGTTTGAGTCACCCGATATTCCTTTCGACATGCTTGCTAGTGAGAATCAGTTTGTCTTTGAGGAGATCCTGAAGCGAGATGCATACTTTGTCATCGATCTTGGATGGGGTGATGGTCCTCATGATTACCCCATCGATGATCTGATCGAGATTGCAAAACGCTATCCAGAGCTTACCATCGTGCTTCCTCACCTTGGCATCAGCAAGATGTGGGACCCTGAGGAAACAAAGACACTGAACAGTTTGAAGAAGACCCTCTCAATTCTTGAACATAACACCAATGTCTACTTTGACTGTTCCGGTATTCCCATGCTTGCAACCAAAGCAGGCCAGGAGTATCCCTGGCCGGTCATGACTGATGCCCTGAAGGTAGCGAAGCAGATGGGCGCCATCGACCGTGTCATGTGGGGATCTGATGCTCCTACGGTCTTGGTTGCCTGTACCTACAAGCAACATGTGGATGCAGTGGTGAACTATATCGATTTCCTCTCTGATGAAGAGGTGGAGAACCTGGTAGGAAAGACTGCTGACAAAGTCTGGTTTGGAAACTGA
- a CDS encoding LacI family DNA-binding transcriptional regulator — MLPEEKKNQRAKITDVAEYAKVSVATVSIILKDPKNNRFSDKTVKKVLAAAEALQYQPALFAQQMKGKHLSVIGLIIPDLMNHFYPEVTTGFSKQANALGYNVILLNSDNSIDQEQVFADALIRMRVAGVAMCGVYSTDERELEVIKRLNSMDIPVVRFDRYNANETCPFVGIDNYHAGYYITEKFIKAGHKKICCLAPKNPVYIVSERRKGYLSAMEKHGLESSCYSFDAKEFGSLYQTMQSIWESGEGHTALFTPGGDMDAIECIKTASTLKIDVPGDLSIAGFDDIYISNIIKPSLTTIRQPKFEMGEAAMKLLYKMMKNEELEERKILLPFEYVARESTRVV, encoded by the coding sequence ATGCTACCAGAGGAGAAAAAGAACCAGCGGGCGAAAATCACAGATGTGGCAGAATATGCGAAGGTTTCTGTTGCAACTGTTTCGATTATCCTGAAAGACCCGAAGAACAATAGGTTCTCAGACAAGACCGTTAAGAAAGTTCTGGCTGCAGCAGAAGCCTTGCAGTACCAGCCTGCACTATTCGCCCAGCAGATGAAAGGTAAACATCTTTCCGTAATAGGATTAATTATCCCTGACCTCATGAACCATTTCTACCCTGAGGTAACCACTGGGTTCTCCAAACAGGCCAATGCGCTTGGGTATAATGTCATCCTTTTGAACTCAGACAACAGCATTGACCAGGAGCAAGTGTTTGCAGATGCCTTGATCAGAATGCGGGTTGCAGGGGTTGCAATGTGTGGTGTGTACTCCACGGATGAACGTGAATTGGAAGTGATAAAACGATTAAACTCTATGGACATTCCAGTCGTTCGTTTTGACCGATACAATGCCAATGAGACATGCCCATTTGTCGGTATTGATAATTACCATGCCGGCTACTACATTACCGAAAAGTTCATCAAGGCAGGCCATAAGAAAATCTGTTGTCTTGCACCAAAGAACCCTGTCTACATTGTATCTGAGCGGCGCAAGGGCTATCTAAGTGCCATGGAGAAACATGGGCTTGAAAGCTCCTGCTACTCATTCGATGCAAAAGAGTTTGGCTCCCTCTACCAGACCATGCAAAGCATCTGGGAGTCAGGGGAGGGGCATACCGCCCTCTTTACCCCTGGAGGCGATATGGATGCCATTGAATGCATCAAAACTGCCTCCACCCTGAAGATTGATGTCCCTGGTGATCTGAGTATTGCCGGATTCGATGACATCTACATCTCCAATATCATCAAACCCTCCCTGACCACCATCAGACAGCCTAAGTTTGAGATGGGAGAAGCAGCCATGAAGTTGCTCTACAAGATGATGAAGAATGAAGAACTTGAGGAAAGGAAGATATTGCTTCCGTTTGAGTATGTAGCTCGTGAGTCAACACGGGTCGTCTAG
- a CDS encoding TetR family transcriptional regulator: MSNSQITKHALAVSLKQIMQHTPFEKITIKDICESCDLNRKSFYYHFQNKYELVIWIFEEEIGKPIKQKVESQRLSLPLALELCDALASERAFYANALRVAGPGSFREYLAHQMQPMVLRSLSMEHAPSIDRDETTYLVSEFFISALHRWLERTPPTSAETFLQSFCSASLALTMRIQHLLEKPTE, encoded by the coding sequence ATGTCCAACTCCCAGATTACCAAACATGCCTTAGCTGTCTCCTTGAAGCAGATCATGCAGCACACCCCGTTTGAGAAAATCACCATCAAAGATATCTGCGAGAGCTGTGATCTGAATCGCAAGAGCTTCTACTACCACTTCCAGAACAAATATGAGCTGGTCATCTGGATTTTCGAGGAAGAGATCGGCAAACCGATCAAGCAGAAGGTGGAGAGCCAGAGGCTTTCACTCCCCCTGGCTCTTGAACTCTGTGATGCACTTGCCTCCGAGCGGGCGTTTTACGCCAATGCGTTGAGAGTGGCTGGCCCAGGTTCCTTCCGAGAGTACCTAGCCCACCAGATGCAACCAATGGTACTACGCTCCCTATCCATGGAGCATGCCCCATCGATTGATCGGGATGAAACAACCTATCTGGTCAGTGAGTTCTTCATCTCAGCGCTGCACCGGTGGCTGGAACGCACCCCTCCAACCAGCGCAGAGACATTTCTTCAAAGCTTCTGCTCAGCATCGCTGGCACTAACGATGCGTATCCAACACCTGTTGGAAAAACCGACAGAATAA